TCCGCCATACTCACCTCGGGCGGTGCCACCCCCTTGAGATAGAAAAGGGTGAACCCGAAGGGCGGGGTCAGATAATCCATCTGCACCTGGGTCATGAACAGCACCCCGAACCAGACCGGGTCATATCCGAGATGGACTATGATAGGCAGAAACACCGGCACCGTGATCATTATCTGGGTGATTTCGTCCAGGAAGCACCCCAGAACGATCAGGGTGGCTATAATAATTCCAAAGATGAGCCATTTGTTTTCAAGGCCCAGCATCATGTCACCGATCAGGCCCTGGCCGCCGGTGCGGAAAAAGATACTGGTAAAGCAGGCAGCCCCGAACAGAATCCACATGATCATGCCGTTGATGGACATGGTGCGGAAGCAGGCATCCTTGAGCACGTCCCAGGACAGGCGCCGGTTGATGGCGGCGCTGAGCACCGCACCCCCGGCCCCGACAGCGGCGGCTTCCGTGGGAGAAGCCAGCCCGGCGAAAATGGATCCCAATACCGAAACGATGATCAGCACGGGCAGCACCAGGCTCTTGGCCAGTTTCAGCTTCTCAATAAAGGGGACCCGGTCTTCTTTGGGCAGGGCCGGTCCCAAGCTGGGGTTCAGGTAGCAACGGATCCCGACATAGGCCATGTACAGGAACACCAGGATCAGTCCGGGAATGATGGCACCGGCAAACAGGCGGCCGATGGACACCCGGGCGATCATGCCGTAGATGACCAGGGACACACTGGGGGGAATCAGCAGGCCCAGAGCCCCGCCGGCCAGAATCGGGCCGATGGCGATGCTTTTGTCATACTTCATTTTAAGCATGATGGGCAGCGCGATAATTCCCATGGTCACCACGCCGGTGGTGCTCACCCCGGACATGGCCGCGATGATGGCGCAGATGGCAATGGTGCCCATGGCCAGGCCCCCGTTCAGGGACCCTAAAAGCTGGTGCATGAAATTATACAAATCATGGGTCACCCCGGATTTTTCCAGCACACAGGCCATGAAAATGAACAACGGCATGGCAATGAGAATCACATTGGTCA
Above is a window of Desulfotignum balticum DSM 7044 DNA encoding:
- a CDS encoding TRAP transporter large permease; the encoded protein is MTFEWLPIIVLVAGLMFGLISGFPMAFTLGGSSIVASWIFIGFDSLPYVATNTFGMMTNVILIAMPLFIFMACVLEKSGVTHDLYNFMHQLLGSLNGGLAMGTIAICAIIAAMSGVSTTGVVTMGIIALPIMLKMKYDKSIAIGPILAGGALGLLIPPSVSLVIYGMIARVSIGRLFAGAIIPGLILVFLYMAYVGIRCYLNPSLGPALPKEDRVPFIEKLKLAKSLVLPVLIIVSVLGSIFAGLASPTEAAAVGAGGAVLSAAINRRLSWDVLKDACFRTMSINGMIMWILFGAACFTSIFFRTGGQGLIGDMMLGLENKWLIFGIIIATLIVLGCFLDEITQIMITVPVFLPIIVHLGYDPVWFGVLFMTQVQMDYLTPPFGFTLFYLKGVAPPEVSMADIYKSIMPFLCIQLFVLLLILFFPQIVLWLPEEVFALR